The following proteins come from a genomic window of Methanoregula sp.:
- a CDS encoding 50S ribosomal protein L21e — MAHHNGPRKKTRYKFKKDLRKRGLPPVTSVIQHFEIGDRVHVVVEPSIQKGMPHRRFHGKTGTVIGQRGRAWMLTIRDGDADKTVISRPQHLKAQK; from the coding sequence ATGGCACATCACAATGGTCCACGAAAGAAGACACGGTATAAGTTCAAGAAAGATCTAAGAAAGCGCGGCCTGCCGCCGGTAACCTCCGTCATCCAGCATTTCGAGATTGGTGACAGGGTACACGTAGTCGTTGAGCCGAGCATCCAGAAGGGTATGCCCCACCGCAGGTTCCACGGGAAGACCGGAACCGTTATCGGCCAGCGTGGCCGTGCATGGATGCTCACTATCCGTGATGGTGACGCCGACAAGACCGTCATCTCCAGACCACAACATCTAAAAGCACAAAAGTAA